A single Marinitoga aeolica DNA region contains:
- the yajC gene encoding preprotein translocase subunit YajC — MNFHSITNFLFFGPPESAAPQTSAGAAASTSATGSIWSLLFPFILIFGLMYFLIIMPQKRQEKKHKDMLSKLKKDDKILTQSGIIGKIVNINNDFVRIRTADKTELDITKSSIVAILSKSNKEENKK; from the coding sequence ATGAATTTTCACAGTATAACAAATTTTTTATTTTTTGGCCCACCTGAGTCAGCTGCTCCTCAAACAAGCGCTGGTGCTGCTGCATCAACTTCAGCTACGGGAAGTATTTGGAGTTTATTATTTCCATTTATTTTGATTTTTGGGTTAATGTATTTCTTAATTATAATGCCACAAAAAAGGCAGGAAAAAAAGCACAAAGATATGTTATCTAAGCTAAAAAAAGATGATAAAATTTTAACTCAATCAGGAATAATAGGAAAAATAGTGAATATAAATAATGATTTTGTTAGAATTAGAACAGCGGATAAAACAGAATTAGATATAACTAAAAGTTCAATAGTGGCAATTCTTTCTAAATCAAATAAAGAAGAAAATAAAAAGTAA
- the whiA gene encoding DNA-binding protein WhiA has translation MSVFSEEVKLELVNSKIDYPEIELFGFIKGKGSFVIEEDNHFLKLSISSMNTLKRVYKLSKELFEEWITTYIKIEKRLKLGRMGELYFNLMHAKIIFEERNIDIFSDGVPNYIAKDPYLFGIFLRGLFLSCGSVSITKNYHFEIFSDFTELFAQMIIKNLQNLIGIKANYITKNNKIKIYIKSSKDILNVLELIGAHKSVEKISTIIKVRELKSNVSRTFNFISANATKTAESASKQIENITIILNNIGLDNLPDDLKQIALYRLENESDSLSEMAENLNISKSTLYYKMKKLEKIANDLKRGELP, from the coding sequence ATGTCTGTATTTTCCGAAGAAGTTAAATTAGAACTGGTAAATTCAAAGATTGATTACCCTGAAATTGAATTATTTGGATTTATAAAAGGAAAAGGAAGTTTTGTTATAGAAGAAGATAATCATTTCTTAAAATTATCAATTTCTTCTATGAATACCTTAAAAAGGGTTTATAAACTTTCCAAAGAATTATTTGAAGAATGGATAACTACATATATAAAAATTGAAAAAAGGCTTAAACTTGGAAGAATGGGAGAATTATATTTTAATCTAATGCATGCAAAAATTATATTTGAAGAAAGAAATATCGATATTTTCTCAGATGGTGTCCCAAATTATATCGCTAAAGATCCTTATTTATTTGGTATTTTTTTGAGAGGTTTATTTTTAAGTTGTGGATCTGTTTCTATTACTAAAAATTATCATTTTGAAATATTCTCAGACTTCACAGAACTCTTTGCTCAAATGATAATAAAAAATTTACAAAATCTTATAGGAATCAAAGCTAATTATATAACAAAAAATAATAAAATAAAAATATACATAAAATCATCTAAAGATATTTTAAATGTCTTAGAATTAATTGGAGCTCATAAATCTGTGGAAAAAATATCAACTATTATCAAAGTTCGCGAATTAAAAAGCAATGTGTCGCGAACATTTAATTTTATCTCAGCAAATGCTACAAAAACTGCTGAAAGTGCTTCAAAACAAATTGAAAATATAACTATAATTTTAAATAATATTGGATTGGATAATTTACCAGACGATTTAAAACAAATAGCTTTATATAGACTTGAAAACGAAAGTGATAGTTTAAGTGAAATGGCTGAAAATTTAAATATATCAAAATCCACCTTATATTATAAAATGAAAAAATTAGAAAAAATCGCAAATGATTTAAAAAGAG
- the fsa gene encoding fructose-6-phosphate aldolase, producing MKIFLDTANLEEIKMAKNWGIIDGVTTNPTLVSKEGNIDFETRVKEICEVVKGPVSAEVVSMDYENMVKEARHLASLSEYVVVKIPMTQDGIKAVKTLSSEGIKTNVTLVFSPLQALLAAKAGATYVSPFIGRIDDIGNQGLELIEEILQIYYNYDFDTQIIAASVRHPYHVVEVAKMGCDVATIPFGVLQKLFFHPLTDKGIERFNEDWKKYLNSIKK from the coding sequence ATGAAGATTTTCTTAGATACAGCAAATTTAGAAGAAATAAAAATGGCTAAAAATTGGGGAATTATTGATGGTGTAACAACTAATCCAACATTGGTTTCAAAAGAAGGAAATATTGATTTTGAAACGAGAGTAAAAGAAATTTGTGAGGTCGTAAAAGGTCCAGTAAGTGCAGAAGTAGTTTCCATGGATTATGAAAATATGGTTAAAGAAGCAAGGCATTTAGCATCATTAAGCGAATATGTAGTAGTGAAAATTCCTATGACACAGGATGGAATAAAAGCTGTAAAAACATTGTCTTCTGAAGGAATAAAAACAAATGTTACTCTTGTTTTTAGTCCATTGCAGGCATTATTAGCAGCAAAAGCTGGTGCAACTTATGTAAGTCCATTTATTGGAAGAATAGATGATATAGGTAATCAAGGATTAGAATTAATAGAAGAAATTTTACAGATATATTATAATTATGATTTTGACACACAAATTATAGCTGCAAGTGTAAGGCATCCATATCATGTTGTTGAAGTAGCTAAAATGGGATGTGATGTAGCAACAATTCCATTTGGAGTTTTACAAAAACTTTTCTTTCATCCTTTAACGGATAAAGGAATCGAGAGATTCAATGAAGATTGGAAAAAATATTTAAATTCTATAAAAAAATAA
- a CDS encoding Rne/Rng family ribonuclease: MKKSLVFSKHSEEIRVALLENDKLMEIFFEDLEAGKLSGKIFLGRIENVVPALESFFVNIGTKKNGFLRFKDTTVDPNSLRRGSFIIVQVKKDGNTRKGPQLTMRIDIPGRYIVYMPYGENSIGISKKIFSLSEKDRLREIGEILIETEREGLIFRTNSENVDFESIKNEFDNLKLIWNNILKKAKSHNKPTLLFEEENFVQYILREKLDNNTNEIITDDIELFKNFNNLKSQYQRLKVRKVDIDAFSWAKVYEQLDDLFARKIELPSGGMITIDKTEALTVFDVDSASNVLEKDVETTSFKTNLEAAKEIARQLRLRNIAGIILIDFIDMKDNYHKEEIINIFREETLKDKAKISISGFTKLGLLELSRKRTTPSIDALLFTQCPICQGTGKIASPRIVFRRALKELEESLIDLKEKHNIKEVYTSVYHNLSGYFTKEKKKELEKKFDIKLEIDFNWPDPNSYNIRYRK; encoded by the coding sequence ATGAAAAAATCCCTTGTTTTTAGCAAACATTCTGAAGAAATTCGTGTTGCCTTACTTGAAAATGATAAATTAATGGAGATTTTTTTCGAAGATTTAGAAGCTGGAAAGTTATCAGGAAAAATATTTCTTGGTAGAATAGAAAACGTTGTCCCTGCATTGGAATCTTTTTTTGTTAATATTGGGACTAAAAAAAATGGTTTTCTACGGTTTAAAGATACTACGGTAGATCCTAATTCTTTACGTAGAGGTTCTTTCATTATTGTTCAGGTAAAAAAAGATGGAAATACCAGAAAAGGGCCTCAATTAACAATGCGAATAGATATTCCTGGAAGATATATAGTTTATATGCCCTACGGCGAAAACAGTATAGGAATTTCAAAGAAAATTTTCTCTTTATCAGAAAAAGATCGTTTAAGAGAAATTGGTGAAATCCTAATTGAAACTGAAAGGGAAGGTTTAATTTTCAGAACAAACAGCGAAAATGTTGATTTTGAAAGTATAAAAAACGAATTTGATAATTTAAAATTAATTTGGAATAACATTTTAAAAAAAGCAAAATCACACAATAAACCAACATTATTATTTGAAGAAGAAAATTTTGTCCAATATATTTTACGAGAAAAATTAGATAATAATACTAACGAAATAATAACTGATGATATTGAATTGTTTAAAAATTTCAATAATTTAAAATCTCAATATCAACGTTTAAAAGTTAGGAAAGTTGATATTGATGCTTTTAGTTGGGCAAAAGTATATGAGCAATTAGATGATCTTTTTGCTAGAAAAATTGAACTTCCAAGTGGCGGAATGATTACTATAGATAAAACTGAAGCTCTTACTGTTTTTGATGTCGATTCTGCAAGTAACGTTCTTGAAAAAGATGTCGAAACCACATCTTTTAAAACAAATCTAGAAGCTGCAAAAGAAATTGCAAGGCAATTAAGGCTTAGAAATATTGCAGGTATAATACTTATTGACTTTATAGATATGAAAGATAATTATCATAAAGAGGAAATTATAAATATTTTTCGTGAAGAAACTTTAAAAGACAAAGCAAAAATTTCAATTTCTGGATTTACTAAATTAGGATTACTTGAATTATCAAGAAAAAGAACCACTCCTTCAATTGATGCATTATTATTTACACAATGTCCAATTTGTCAGGGAACTGGTAAAATAGCTTCTCCGAGAATTGTTTTTAGAAGAGCTTTAAAAGAATTAGAGGAATCTCTAATCGATTTAAAAGAAAAACATAATATAAAAGAGGTTTATACCAGTGTTTACCATAACTTATCTGGATATTTTACAAAAGAAAAAAAGAAAGAATTAGAAAAAAAATTCGATATAAAATTAGAAATAGATTTTAATTGGCCTGATCCAAATTCCTATAATATTAGATATAGAAAATAG
- a CDS encoding alpha/beta hydrolase: protein MFLDNIPEEIKIGYEKSFPLFLKGGEIAVLLIHGYTGTPHDMYYLGKRLNKEGFTVFIPRLPGHGTNSTDFLNSHWRDWVRRVLDSYIELKSKYNKVYVSGLSMGGVLTLLLAAQFNPEKIALAAPALEATDWRLKLTPIIKIFTKRIKKNKKFEYEEDGLNKLAREYWDYDWPSKAADLYKLQRLAKKRLSKIKSDTLIIVSKKDKTVPLKVADEIKNNISSKIIKTIVLEKSPHVVVNDIEKEKVANEIIKFFKGNEK, encoded by the coding sequence ATGTTTTTAGACAATATTCCGGAAGAGATTAAAATAGGTTATGAGAAATCATTTCCTTTATTTTTAAAAGGTGGAGAAATTGCGGTTTTGCTTATTCATGGATATACAGGAACACCTCATGATATGTATTATTTAGGAAAGAGATTAAATAAAGAAGGCTTTACAGTGTTTATTCCCCGATTACCTGGTCATGGGACAAATTCAACTGATTTTTTAAACAGTCACTGGAGGGATTGGGTAAGGAGAGTTTTAGATTCTTATATTGAGTTAAAATCAAAATATAATAAAGTTTATGTTTCTGGATTGTCGATGGGTGGAGTTTTAACTTTGTTGTTAGCAGCACAATTTAATCCGGAAAAAATAGCTTTGGCAGCTCCTGCTCTCGAAGCTACAGATTGGAGATTAAAGTTAACTCCTATAATAAAAATATTTACTAAAAGAATAAAGAAAAATAAGAAGTTTGAATATGAGGAAGATGGATTAAATAAATTGGCAAGAGAATATTGGGATTATGATTGGCCATCAAAAGCAGCAGATTTATATAAGTTGCAACGTTTGGCTAAAAAAAGGCTGAGTAAAATAAAAAGTGACACATTAATAATAGTTTCTAAAAAAGATAAAACAGTTCCTTTAAAGGTTGCGGATGAAATAAAAAATAATATTTCATCAAAAATAATTAAAACAATAGTTCTTGAAAAAAGTCCACATGTTGTAGTTAATGACATAGAAAAAGAAAAAGTAGCAAATGAAATAATCAAATTTTTTAAAGGAAATGAGAAATAA
- the secD gene encoding protein translocase subunit SecD codes for MKSHKVRVIISVVVILTALLMFFWPSKTASENTGVFKYFSNIKLGLDIKGGSMLEYNMKLDEGTDPNEIIDNVILVLRKRLDAAGYTEAVVSKVVSGNKIRVRVEIPGITDIETAEKLIGSRGKLYFAEVIDVQTSDTKPVIRRNKYVVINGKEEPIYDYVRDLYDETTWYKVQKYFTFGKEPFEFTGTEVVDANADINTRKKGFLVNLKFSSQGSKKFELITGNLVGKRLAIILDNRVIIAPVVNQKITSSSAVIEGIQTIEEARNVAALIKAGNLPVDLVKFQERTTGPTLGRDVVETIVKAGLLGLLVVMVYMIAFYGWMGVVADIALLFNSVLLLGVLAGTHAILTLPGLAGIILTFGTTVDGNVIIYERIKEELRHGRPPLTAVRFGFDKAFWTLFDANLTTVLAGVVLYYFATGTVRGFAITLIIGVLGSMFTNLVVSRAILESTSHLINVKKYQSAAVEEGKR; via the coding sequence GTGAAGTCACACAAAGTTAGAGTAATCATTTCGGTAGTAGTTATACTAACAGCATTATTAATGTTTTTCTGGCCATCAAAAACAGCCAGCGAAAATACAGGAGTTTTTAAGTATTTTTCTAATATTAAACTTGGATTAGACATTAAAGGCGGAAGTATGTTGGAATATAACATGAAACTGGATGAAGGAACAGATCCAAATGAAATTATTGATAATGTTATTTTGGTTTTAAGAAAGAGGTTAGATGCTGCAGGATATACAGAAGCTGTTGTATCCAAAGTAGTTAGTGGTAATAAGATAAGAGTTCGTGTTGAAATACCAGGAATTACAGATATCGAAACTGCAGAAAAATTGATAGGTAGCAGAGGTAAATTATATTTTGCTGAAGTAATAGATGTACAAACATCTGATACCAAACCAGTAATCAGAAGAAATAAATATGTAGTTATCAATGGTAAAGAGGAACCCATATATGATTATGTGAGAGATTTATATGATGAAACGACATGGTATAAAGTTCAAAAATACTTTACATTTGGAAAAGAACCTTTTGAATTTACAGGAACAGAAGTTGTTGATGCTAATGCCGATATTAATACAAGAAAAAAAGGCTTTTTGGTAAATTTAAAATTTAGTTCTCAAGGAAGCAAAAAATTTGAATTGATAACTGGAAATTTGGTTGGAAAAAGATTGGCTATTATTTTGGATAATAGAGTTATTATTGCGCCAGTTGTTAATCAGAAAATTACAAGTAGTTCAGCTGTAATTGAAGGTATCCAAACCATTGAAGAAGCAAGAAATGTAGCAGCTTTGATAAAAGCAGGAAATTTACCAGTTGATTTAGTAAAATTCCAGGAAAGAACAACAGGTCCAACATTAGGAAGAGATGTTGTTGAAACAATAGTAAAAGCAGGATTATTAGGTTTATTAGTTGTTATGGTTTATATGATAGCTTTTTATGGATGGATGGGTGTTGTTGCAGATATTGCATTGCTATTTAATTCAGTATTATTATTAGGAGTTTTAGCCGGTACTCATGCTATTTTAACTTTACCTGGTTTAGCAGGTATTATATTAACTTTTGGTACAACTGTTGATGGTAATGTAATTATTTATGAAAGAATAAAAGAGGAATTAAGACATGGAAGACCTCCTTTGACAGCCGTTAGATTTGGTTTTGACAAAGCATTTTGGACCTTATTTGATGCAAATTTAACTACAGTGTTAGCAGGTGTTGTATTATATTATTTTGCTACAGGTACTGTAAGAGGATTTGCAATTACATTAATTATTGGTGTTTTAGGTAGTATGTTTACAAACTTAGTTGTATCAAGAGCAATTCTTGAATCCACAAGTCATCTAATTAATGTGAAAAAATATCAAAGTGCGGCTGTAGAGGAGGGGAAAAGATGA
- the murI gene encoding glutamate racemase, whose product MKIGFFDSGIGGLTVLKKVVDTFKGHHYFYFGDTLNVPYGSKPIKKIIHILKNLFLFYEEIGIDIVVAACNTSDSIILRNYIDIGSYNFKYISILENAISQIKEKENVLLLATENTVKTGTYRELLISKNTKLTEIACPLFVPLIEEGIWHGPIAESIVNFYLKKQRKYDKIILGCTHYPILEKHIKKVVKGKIIDPADGIVESLKLHLPIINSSPEIQFYISGDLHKFIHNSERILGRNNYNVKYSSLILGENGVVLW is encoded by the coding sequence ATGAAAATAGGCTTTTTTGATTCCGGAATAGGTGGTTTAACCGTTTTAAAAAAGGTGGTCGATACCTTTAAAGGCCACCACTATTTTTATTTCGGAGATACTTTAAATGTTCCTTATGGTTCAAAACCAATTAAAAAAATCATACATATACTAAAGAATCTATTCCTATTTTACGAAGAAATTGGAATAGACATCGTTGTTGCGGCCTGTAATACATCTGATTCAATAATTTTAAGAAATTATATAGATATAGGTTCATATAACTTTAAATATATTAGCATCTTAGAAAACGCCATTTCCCAAATAAAAGAAAAGGAAAATGTATTGTTATTAGCTACTGAAAATACAGTGAAAACAGGTACATATAGAGAATTATTAATCTCCAAAAATACAAAACTAACTGAAATAGCGTGTCCTTTGTTTGTACCTCTTATCGAAGAAGGAATATGGCATGGCCCTATAGCTGAATCTATTGTAAATTTTTATCTAAAAAAACAAAGAAAATATGATAAAATAATTTTAGGTTGTACACATTATCCAATATTAGAAAAACACATAAAAAAAGTTGTCAAAGGAAAAATAATAGATCCTGCTGATGGAATTGTTGAATCATTAAAGTTACATTTGCCAATTATAAATTCATCACCTGAAATCCAATTTTATATTTCAGGAGATTTACACAAGTTTATACATAATTCCGAAAGAATTTTAGGAAGAAACAATTATAATGTAAAATATTCCTCCTTAATCCTTGGGGAAAACGGAGTGGTTTTATGGTAA
- a CDS encoding methyltransferase domain-containing protein: protein MLRKYLAEIISRRVEGLNNRIIKAFEKVPREKFVFSGISLDSIYSDQAIPTFYGKDFLSTSSQPSLMALFYKETILKEGDRVLEIGTGTGYNAAIMAEIVGKSGIIVTTEPEAEIFQKAKENLSEYDNIKVLNKDGYYGYDEEKFDIIFSTIAVDAIPVTWINQLKENGKIISPIVLGDDLTDYTFLIEKSRKEITARFLIHTSFLRALGKLSFKNKIKLEKHNFNIEMKLNIPEKLFEFCVTYFNPQNGNISINSEYGLYRKGLLKFKGENLLNVIEKLKNVNLFSTRFKGKIIYDFLNFIPY from the coding sequence ATGTTAAGAAAATATCTTGCTGAAATTATTTCAAGGAGAGTAGAAGGATTAAATAACAGAATAATAAAAGCTTTTGAAAAAGTCCCACGTGAAAAATTTGTTTTTAGTGGGATTTCACTTGATTCAATATATTCTGATCAAGCTATTCCGACTTTTTATGGAAAGGATTTTCTTTCTACTTCAAGTCAACCATCTTTAATGGCTTTATTTTATAAAGAAACTATCTTAAAAGAAGGAGATAGAGTTTTAGAAATAGGAACAGGAACAGGATACAATGCTGCAATTATGGCAGAGATAGTGGGGAAAAGTGGGATTATTGTCACAACAGAGCCAGAAGCAGAGATTTTTCAAAAAGCTAAAGAAAATTTAAGTGAATATGATAATATTAAGGTATTGAATAAAGATGGTTATTATGGTTATGATGAGGAAAAATTTGATATAATATTTTCAACAATAGCAGTTGATGCAATACCAGTAACATGGATCAATCAATTGAAAGAAAATGGAAAGATTATATCTCCAATAGTTTTAGGCGATGATTTGACTGATTACACATTTTTAATTGAAAAAAGTAGAAAAGAAATAACAGCAAGATTCTTGATACATACTTCTTTTTTGAGGGCATTAGGGAAATTATCATTTAAAAATAAAATAAAATTAGAAAAGCATAATTTTAATATAGAGATGAAGTTAAACATACCAGAAAAGTTATTCGAATTTTGTGTAACTTATTTTAATCCACAAAATGGAAATATTTCAATAAATTCTGAATATGGATTATACAGAAAAGGTTTGTTAAAATTTAAAGGTGAAAATTTGTTAAATGTTATTGAGAAATTAAAAAATGTAAATTTGTTTTCTACACGATTTAAAGGTAAAATTATTTATGATTTTTTGAATTTTATTCCATACTAA
- the rapZ gene encoding RNase adapter RapZ, with protein MVKKRKILLITGLSGAGKTTILKILEDINYYTIDNIPPHLIEEFLIMLLNSSDIDNIAFVSDIRWKNPKELKKEILKIRKRFKYTDITFKVIFLDSSIETIKIRFMKSRRGHPLQNSNLTLDESIDKEIELMNPIKEISDIVVDTTNLEPSKFREKIFEILDEQKENNTKIKIISFGFKYSSPNDLDYLFDVRFLPNPYYIKELFVQTGKDKEIIDYLEHFEESKEIVNSIFEILIKIQKWYSITGRVSINVGIGCTGGRHRSVYVAEKLYALLKSKNYNVSIYHRDINR; from the coding sequence ATGGTAAAAAAAAGAAAAATATTGTTAATTACCGGTTTATCTGGCGCTGGAAAAACTACAATTTTAAAGATTTTAGAAGATATCAATTATTACACAATAGATAATATTCCGCCTCATTTGATTGAGGAATTTTTAATAATGTTATTAAATAGTTCTGATATTGATAACATTGCGTTTGTTAGTGATATAAGATGGAAAAATCCAAAAGAACTAAAAAAAGAAATCCTAAAAATACGAAAACGTTTTAAATACACCGATATTACTTTCAAAGTAATTTTTTTAGATTCTTCTATAGAAACAATAAAAATAAGATTTATGAAATCAAGAAGAGGACATCCTTTACAAAATTCAAATTTAACACTTGATGAATCTATAGACAAAGAAATTGAATTGATGAACCCTATAAAAGAAATATCAGATATTGTAGTTGATACAACAAATCTTGAACCTTCAAAATTTAGAGAAAAAATATTTGAAATTTTAGACGAACAAAAAGAAAATAATACAAAAATAAAAATAATTAGTTTTGGTTTTAAATATTCATCACCAAATGATTTAGATTATCTATTTGACGTAAGGTTTCTTCCAAATCCTTATTATATAAAAGAATTGTTTGTACAAACTGGTAAAGATAAGGAGATTATAGATTACCTGGAACATTTCGAAGAGTCCAAAGAGATTGTTAACTCAATATTTGAAATTTTGATAAAAATTCAAAAATGGTATTCTATAACAGGAAGAGTATCTATAAATGTTGGCATAGGTTGCACCGGTGGGCGACATAGATCTGTATATGTTGCTGAAAAATTATATGCTTTATTAAAATCAAAAAATTATAATGTTTCTATTTATCATAGAGATATCAATAGGTGA
- the secF gene encoding protein translocase subunit SecF, with translation MIDFVGKRKVFILLSLLLVITGLIFVFTKGFNLGVDFAGGTEFVISSDKEVSINEIRNILSSIKSDYATAKIAKLKNLNVKNSELFQYSVVLKESLSGSTALKEELIKSMKSKFSEKDIKIDFLEFNDVSGYAAEEIKSYAWYAVIISLVLLLAYITLRFKFSFGIGAIIALAHDIIITMGFYSIFGIEINVAAIAAFLTLAGYSLNDTIVVYDKIRENMKKLRGKKSIEEIVNTSINEVIVRSINTSLTTFLVVLPILIWGGRAIAPFAFGLAVGVVVGTYSSLYIASPIVIGWIKKTKVL, from the coding sequence ATGATTGATTTTGTTGGGAAAAGAAAAGTATTTATTCTTTTATCTTTATTATTAGTAATAACAGGTTTAATATTTGTTTTCACCAAAGGTTTTAATTTAGGTGTGGATTTTGCAGGAGGAACAGAGTTTGTAATCTCCTCTGATAAAGAAGTAAGTATTAACGAAATAAGAAATATATTGAGTTCAATAAAATCAGATTATGCTACAGCAAAAATTGCTAAATTAAAAAATTTAAATGTTAAAAATTCTGAATTGTTTCAATATTCTGTAGTGTTAAAAGAATCATTATCAGGTTCTACAGCATTAAAAGAAGAATTAATAAAATCTATGAAAAGTAAATTTTCAGAAAAAGATATAAAGATTGATTTTTTGGAATTTAACGATGTTTCTGGTTATGCTGCAGAAGAAATTAAATCATATGCATGGTATGCAGTTATTATTTCTTTAGTATTATTATTAGCTTATATAACATTAAGATTTAAATTTTCATTTGGTATAGGTGCAATTATAGCTTTAGCGCATGATATTATTATTACAATGGGATTTTATTCTATATTTGGTATTGAAATTAATGTTGCTGCAATTGCTGCGTTTTTGACATTAGCAGGTTATTCGCTAAACGATACTATTGTTGTATATGATAAAATAAGGGAGAATATGAAAAAATTAAGAGGAAAAAAGAGTATTGAAGAAATTGTTAATACAAGTATCAATGAAGTTATAGTTAGATCAATAAATACATCACTTACAACATTTTTAGTCGTATTGCCAATATTGATTTGGGGTGGAAGAGCAATTGCACCATTTGCTTTTGGATTAGCAGTAGGTGTTGTTGTTGGTACTTATTCTTCATTGTATATTGCAAGTCCTATTGTTATTGGTTGGATAAAAAAGACAAAAGTACTTTAA
- a CDS encoding flagellin N-terminal helical domain-containing protein — MRIYHNMEALNAWRTLNSVKGEMSKSLEKLSSGLRINRAADDAAGLAISEKMRNQIKGLDTAVRNAQDAISMIQTAEGGMDEIHSILKRMRELAVQSSTDTNTDADRVQLQNEFSELRDEIDRIAKTTQFNTKNLLDGSLKETRDAEAKLVSPGSAHFAVGAYSSNITSSGNFIIEVGQFKGGATSQLDIKISRIDSNGVSQVTITSVTLSGSRVTATLSGGTATVGITWDSNQIATISDYGGTLASGTKVDGAAVAVYGQVTAGSTGVNPLNYHIGANEGQVINLGFESMKADDIGITSGVKIDSQSGAEFAVSAIDAAVYKVSAFRAKLGAAQNRLEHTIKNLGVASENLTAAESRIRDADMAKVMAEYTRQQILMQSGTAMLSQANQLPQQVLQLLR, encoded by the coding sequence ATGAGAATTTATCACAACATGGAAGCTTTAAACGCATGGAGAACCCTTAATTCTGTTAAAGGTGAGATGAGTAAATCTCTTGAAAAACTTTCTTCTGGTTTAAGAATTAACAGAGCAGCAGACGATGCAGCTGGATTGGCAATCTCTGAAAAAATGAGAAACCAAATAAAAGGTCTTGACACTGCTGTAAGAAATGCACAAGATGCTATTTCTATGATTCAAACTGCTGAAGGCGGAATGGATGAAATCCATTCAATATTAAAGCGTATGAGAGAATTAGCTGTTCAATCATCTACGGACACAAACACTGATGCTGATAGAGTTCAACTACAAAATGAGTTTTCTGAATTAAGAGATGAAATTGATAGAATTGCTAAAACAACACAATTTAACACTAAAAACCTATTGGATGGTTCTTTAAAGGAAACAAGAGATGCAGAAGCAAAATTAGTTTCACCTGGTTCAGCTCATTTTGCTGTTGGTGCTTATTCATCTAACATTACTTCAAGCGGAAACTTTATTATTGAAGTCGGTCAATTCAAAGGCGGAGCTACTTCTCAATTAGATATCAAAATTTCAAGAATTGATTCTAATGGGGTTTCACAAGTTACAATTACAAGTGTAACTTTATCTGGTTCAAGAGTTACTGCTACATTAAGTGGAGGAACCGCTACTGTCGGAATTACATGGGATTCAAATCAAATTGCAACTATCAGTGACTACGGTGGAACACTGGCTTCTGGAACAAAAGTTGATGGTGCAGCAGTTGCAGTATATGGACAGGTTACAGCTGGTTCAACCGGTGTAAATCCATTAAATTATCATATAGGTGCTAATGAAGGACAAGTTATCAATCTTGGTTTTGAGAGTATGAAAGCTGATGATATTGGAATTACATCAGGTGTAAAAATCGATTCACAAAGTGGTGCTGAATTTGCTGTTAGTGCTATAGATGCTGCTGTTTATAAAGTTTCTGCATTTAGAGCTAAATTAGGTGCTGCTCAAAATAGACTTGAACATACTATTAAAAACTTAGGTGTTGCTTCTGAAAACTTAACAGCTGCTGAATCAAGAATTAGAGATGCTGATATGGCTAAGGTTATGGCAGAATATACAAGACAACAGATACTTATGCAATCTGGTACCGCTATGCTATCTCAAGCTAATCAATTACCTCAACAAGTATTACAATTACTAAGATAA